In bacterium 336/3, the following proteins share a genomic window:
- a CDS encoding NADH-quinone oxidoreductase subunit K produces the protein MIDIQIYLLIGVLMFSLGIYIMLSKKNAIMILIGIELILNAANLNLLAFSNYHNHIDGQTFTLFIMIIAATEVALALAIIFKMYKYFQNTNLDEFNTLHS, from the coding sequence ATGATTGATATACAAATATATTTATTGATAGGCGTTTTGATGTTTTCTTTGGGAATTTATATCATGCTAAGTAAGAAAAATGCTATCATGATACTCATTGGTATAGAGCTTATTTTAAATGCTGCCAATTTGAATCTTTTAGCTTTCAGCAATTACCACAACCATATTGATGGACAAACATTTACTTTATTTATTATGATTATTGCAGCGACCGAAGTGGCTCTTGCTTTAGCCATTATTTTCAAAATGTATAAATATTTTCAAAATACAAATTTAGACGAATTCAACACATTGCATAGTTAA
- a CDS encoding RNA polymerase subunit sigma, which yields MTVLEFNYQLERASKSLKPFAMRLTKDLEDANDLIQETLFKAFTNKEKFADGTNLKAWLYTIMKNTFITNYQRMVRRKTFIDTTENLHFINSANTIAENGATSSFALQEISTALENLEDTYRNPFLMYYKGFKYHEIAERLAIPIGTVKNRIHIARKELKDTLLKLGYEDRNKKD from the coding sequence ATGACAGTTCTCGAATTCAATTATCAGCTTGAACGAGCATCAAAATCTCTAAAGCCTTTCGCTATGAGACTTACCAAAGATTTGGAAGATGCTAATGATCTTATACAAGAAACTCTATTTAAAGCCTTCACGAATAAAGAGAAGTTTGCTGATGGTACAAACCTCAAAGCATGGCTTTATACCATCATGAAAAATACGTTTATTACCAACTATCAACGTATGGTAAGACGTAAAACATTTATAGATACTACTGAAAACCTACATTTTATTAATAGTGCAAATACTATTGCAGAGAATGGAGCTACATCTTCTTTTGCATTACAGGAAATTTCTACTGCCTTAGAGAATCTTGAAGACACTTACAGAAATCCTTTTTTAATGTATTACAAAGGCTTTAAATACCATGAAATTGCAGAAAGACTTGCCATACCTATTGGTACGGTCAAAAATAGAATTCATATTGCTAGAAAAGAATTGAAAGATACACTTCTAAAGCTTGGCTATGAGGATAGAAACAAAAAAGACTGA
- a CDS encoding enoyl-ACP reductase — MAYNLLAGKRGIITGALDENSIAWKVALRAKEEGATFTLTNAPVAMRMGKINELAAHCNTEVIGADATVVEDIENLYTKSMELLGGKIDFVLHSIGMSPNVRKGKDYGDLNYDWLQKTLDISALSFHKMLQVAEKLDAMNEYGSVLGLTYIAAQRTFPDYSDMAQAKALLESIARSYGERYGRLKKVRVNTISQSPTKTTAGMGVGGFDAFFDYADLMSPLGNASAEACADYCITLFSDLTKSVTMQNLFHDGGFSSMGISPAVVERLSK, encoded by the coding sequence ATGGCTTACAATTTATTAGCAGGAAAAAGAGGAATCATTACGGGAGCTTTAGACGAAAACTCTATTGCTTGGAAAGTAGCTCTTAGAGCAAAAGAAGAAGGTGCTACTTTTACACTTACCAATGCACCTGTGGCAATGCGTATGGGTAAAATCAATGAACTGGCTGCTCATTGCAACACTGAGGTAATTGGTGCTGATGCTACAGTGGTAGAAGACATTGAAAACTTATACACAAAATCTATGGAGCTTTTGGGTGGTAAAATAGATTTCGTTTTGCACTCTATTGGAATGAGTCCTAATGTTCGTAAAGGCAAAGACTATGGTGATTTGAACTACGATTGGTTACAAAAAACCTTGGATATTTCAGCTCTTTCTTTTCACAAAATGCTTCAAGTAGCTGAGAAATTAGATGCCATGAATGAATATGGTTCTGTTTTGGGGCTTACTTACATTGCTGCCCAACGTACTTTCCCTGATTATTCGGATATGGCACAAGCAAAAGCTTTGTTGGAGTCTATTGCTCGTAGTTATGGTGAGCGTTATGGACGTTTGAAGAAAGTTCGTGTAAACACGATTTCTCAATCGCCTACTAAAACAACAGCTGGTATGGGCGTTGGTGGTTTTGATGCATTTTTTGATTATGCAGATTTGATGTCACCACTTGGCAATGCTTCTGCTGAGGCTTGTGCAGACTACTGTATTACGCTATTCTCTGACCTTACAAAGAGTGTAACTATGCAGAATTTATTCCATGATGGAGGTTTCTCTTCTATGGGTATCTCTCCTGCTGTAGTAGAAAGATTGAGTAAATAA
- a CDS encoding anthranilate synthase subunit II, with translation MNLLVLDNYDSFTYNLVHLLREVGFNPDVFRNDKITVDEVNQYDKILLSPGPSLPKDAGIMPKVIQTYASTKSILGVCLGHQAIGEAFGGSLYNLPEVQHGVATDTIITNTQEKLFQKLPQQFKIGRYHSWVIDKKSLENTDLQITAEDEQGFVMAVRHKKYDVCGVQFHPESILTEHGKQMILNWLG, from the coding sequence ATGAATTTATTGGTCTTAGATAACTACGATAGTTTTACCTATAATTTGGTACATTTACTCAGAGAAGTAGGCTTCAATCCAGATGTATTTAGAAACGATAAAATTACAGTAGATGAGGTAAATCAATATGATAAAATACTGCTCTCACCTGGTCCTAGTCTGCCCAAAGATGCGGGTATTATGCCAAAAGTTATCCAAACCTATGCTTCCACAAAAAGCATCTTAGGTGTTTGTTTAGGGCATCAGGCAATAGGAGAAGCATTTGGAGGAAGTTTGTACAATTTACCTGAAGTACAACATGGAGTAGCTACTGATACAATTATTACGAATACTCAAGAAAAACTATTCCAAAAGTTACCTCAACAGTTTAAAATAGGTAGGTATCATTCATGGGTGATTGATAAAAAATCGTTAGAAAATACTGATTTACAAATCACTGCTGAAGATGAACAAGGTTTTGTAATGGCTGTACGTCATAAAAAATATGATGTTTGTGGTGTGCAATTCCATCCTGAAAGTATCCTGACAGAACATGGTAAGCAGATGATTTTGAATTGGTTAGGGTAA
- a CDS encoding magnesium-protoporphyrin IX monomethyl ester cyclase, with amino-acid sequence MKILIINPPHLSIGSRLAHEHLPPLGLLSIGGPLIDDGHHVKLLDADFKPLKHSQILEKVLAEMPDAVLLGHSGSTSAQPIINDITKLIKEKVPHITTIVGGVFPTYHWQEILEKNPQIDFIVCGEGEEIALNLITALSKNEPFEQIKGLAFKKDNQVIKTPPAETIQDLDAYRIGWELMEGYHYTYWGQKKAVVIQFSRGCPYPCTYCGQSLFWKKWRHRDPQLLADEMEMLHKKHGVKVFNFADENPSSNPKAWRAFLEALVAKNLPLILVGSIRADNIVRDVDFLHLYKKAGFERFLLGIENYDAVVLENIKKAGAISKDKEAIQLLRKHGILSMATYVVGFGEEKTKDFYYSLKQLLSYDPDQIQLLYVTPHKWTPYFEEVKEKDIILTDQRLWDYKHQVIATKHLKPWLVILYVKLIEIIMQIRPNALKRLFFHKESRLRKAMWWYTKIGRRVWLWELYQFFFVIKLSKKQIKMKDFWD; translated from the coding sequence ATGAAAATCTTAATTATCAATCCTCCTCATTTATCTATTGGGAGCCGATTAGCTCATGAACACTTGCCACCTTTAGGGCTTTTATCCATTGGTGGACCTTTAATTGATGATGGACATCATGTCAAGCTTTTAGATGCCGATTTCAAGCCTCTGAAGCATTCTCAAATTTTAGAAAAAGTCTTAGCAGAAATGCCTGATGCTGTTCTGTTAGGGCATTCGGGTTCTACTTCTGCCCAACCCATTATTAATGATATAACCAAACTCATCAAAGAAAAAGTTCCACATATCACTACTATTGTTGGGGGTGTTTTTCCTACTTATCATTGGCAAGAAATTTTAGAGAAAAATCCTCAAATAGATTTTATTGTTTGTGGAGAAGGTGAAGAAATTGCCTTAAATCTTATCACAGCACTTTCTAAAAACGAACCTTTTGAGCAAATCAAAGGGTTGGCTTTCAAAAAGGATAATCAAGTTATCAAAACTCCACCAGCAGAAACTATTCAGGATTTAGATGCCTATCGAATAGGTTGGGAACTTATGGAAGGTTATCATTATACTTATTGGGGACAAAAGAAAGCTGTTGTAATTCAATTTTCAAGAGGTTGCCCTTACCCATGTACGTATTGTGGGCAAAGCCTTTTTTGGAAAAAATGGAGACACAGAGACCCTCAGCTTCTTGCTGATGAAATGGAAATGTTGCACAAAAAACATGGTGTAAAAGTATTCAATTTTGCAGACGAAAATCCTTCGTCTAATCCCAAAGCATGGCGAGCTTTCTTGGAAGCTTTGGTTGCTAAGAATTTACCTTTAATTTTAGTAGGTTCTATCAGAGCCGATAATATTGTACGAGATGTAGATTTTCTTCATCTCTATAAAAAAGCTGGTTTTGAAAGATTTTTGTTGGGTATCGAAAACTATGATGCTGTTGTTTTGGAGAATATAAAAAAAGCTGGAGCTATTTCAAAAGATAAAGAAGCAATCCAACTACTCAGAAAGCATGGTATTCTTTCTATGGCTACCTATGTAGTTGGTTTTGGTGAAGAAAAAACCAAAGATTTTTACTATAGCCTCAAACAACTCCTTTCTTATGACCCAGACCAAATACAACTATTGTATGTTACGCCTCACAAATGGACACCTTATTTTGAAGAAGTAAAAGAAAAAGATATTATACTCACAGACCAAAGACTTTGGGATTATAAACATCAAGTTATTGCCACTAAACATTTAAAGCCTTGGCTTGTGATTTTGTATGTAAAACTCATTGAAATTATTATGCAAATACGCCCAAATGCTTTGAAGAGATTGTTTTTTCATAAAGAATCCAGACTACGAAAAGCAATGTGGTGGTACACCAAAATCGGTAGAAGAGTATGGCTTTGGGAGCTTTATCAGTTCTTTTTTGTAATCAAATTGTCTAAAAAACAAATAAAAATGAAAGATTTTTGGGATTAA
- a CDS encoding amidase, whose amino-acid sequence MWQCSPSNSNKTAGNPIDSLNGVVVYYNGAIDNTFGRNLTPDGYNLGLKYQCVEFVKRYYYEHLKHKMPDSYGHAKDFFNKKLKDGTFNKQRNLIQYTNPSKIKPKVNDLVVFAPTTFNQYGHVAIVSNVKNDELEIIQQNAGTWGNSREAFKLSQDQRKWQIHHKNLLGWLRKE is encoded by the coding sequence ATGTGGCAATGTAGTCCATCCAATAGCAATAAAACTGCAGGCAACCCCATTGATAGTCTCAATGGGGTTGTGGTGTATTATAATGGGGCTATTGATAATACTTTTGGAAGAAATCTTACGCCTGATGGCTATAATTTAGGACTAAAATATCAATGTGTAGAATTTGTAAAGAGATATTATTACGAACATCTTAAACACAAAATGCCTGATAGTTATGGACATGCCAAAGATTTTTTTAATAAAAAGCTCAAAGATGGAACGTTTAACAAACAGCGTAACCTGATTCAATATACAAATCCAAGTAAAATAAAACCCAAAGTAAATGATTTAGTGGTTTTCGCTCCTACTACATTCAATCAATATGGGCATGTGGCTATTGTTTCAAATGTAAAAAATGATGAACTCGAAATTATCCAACAGAATGCTGGTACATGGGGTAATTCAAGGGAAGCTTTTAAACTATCTCAGGATCAAAGAAAATGGCAAATTCATCATAAAAATTTATTAGGTTGGTTAAGAAAAGAATGA
- a CDS encoding sodium:proton antiporter gives MKKGKFIALLPLLFFIGTYFSLSLYFNDFYKVPVLVIFLISLFIAFLQFPKVKFDRKLKAFAEGAGDENILLMIVIFLLAGIFGQVSKDVGAISATIHFTLKYLPPQLLIAGLFLVASFISIALGTSVGTIAALAPIAVGLNENIEGSLPIALAAVVGGSMLGDNLSFVSDTTIAATRTQGVNMKDKFKVNFKIILLPALITFTIYAFSNINSQNFENPEPSHYHFFKVIPYLGVFIIALLGVNVIWTLLIGIISYTLVGIYEGFSLEKLFVSVNQGMGSMFELSILCLIIGGVVGIIRLQGGIDFLLEQVFKRIDSPKKAELGIFFLTGLINVCIANNTITIVIVGPLAKEISLKYNVAPKRSASILDTVSCFVQGIIPYGAQILTALAIASMKVSPLEVIQYLYYPILTGIFTLLFTLLKKKESHNQPLMAS, from the coding sequence ATGAAAAAAGGAAAATTCATAGCCTTATTGCCTTTGTTGTTCTTTATTGGAACATACTTTTCTCTTTCTCTCTACTTCAATGACTTTTACAAAGTTCCCGTACTTGTCATATTTCTCATATCCTTATTTATTGCTTTTCTTCAATTTCCTAAGGTAAAGTTTGACCGCAAACTCAAAGCCTTTGCCGAAGGAGCTGGCGATGAAAACATATTACTCATGATTGTTATTTTTTTGTTGGCTGGCATTTTTGGACAAGTCAGTAAGGATGTAGGAGCAATTAGTGCTACCATTCATTTTACTTTAAAATATTTACCTCCACAACTTCTCATAGCAGGTTTATTTTTGGTAGCAAGTTTTATTTCAATTGCATTGGGTACTTCTGTGGGAACGATTGCAGCTCTTGCTCCGATTGCTGTGGGTTTAAATGAAAATATAGAAGGAAGTCTGCCTATTGCCCTTGCAGCAGTAGTTGGAGGCTCTATGTTAGGTGATAATCTTTCGTTTGTCTCTGATACTACTATCGCAGCTACCCGAACACAAGGCGTAAACATGAAAGATAAATTCAAGGTGAATTTTAAAATAATTCTTCTTCCTGCACTTATTACGTTTACAATTTATGCTTTTTCAAATATCAATAGTCAAAACTTCGAAAATCCTGAACCTTCTCATTATCATTTTTTTAAAGTTATCCCCTATTTAGGCGTTTTTATCATTGCTTTATTGGGCGTAAATGTTATCTGGACACTTTTAATCGGAATTATCAGCTACACATTGGTAGGCATTTATGAAGGTTTCTCTTTAGAAAAATTATTTGTTTCTGTTAATCAGGGAATGGGAAGTATGTTTGAATTAAGTATTCTGTGCCTGATTATTGGGGGTGTTGTAGGTATCATCAGGTTACAGGGAGGAATTGACTTCTTACTGGAGCAGGTTTTTAAAAGAATTGACTCTCCCAAAAAAGCAGAATTAGGTATTTTTTTCTTAACAGGACTTATCAATGTATGTATTGCCAACAATACCATTACCATTGTAATTGTGGGACCTTTAGCCAAAGAAATTTCTTTAAAATACAATGTTGCTCCTAAAAGAAGTGCAAGTATTTTGGATACTGTTTCTTGCTTTGTACAAGGCATTATTCCTTATGGAGCTCAAATTTTGACAGCATTGGCTATTGCCTCCATGAAAGTTTCGCCTTTAGAAGTTATTCAATATCTGTATTATCCTATTCTCACAGGTATTTTTACACTGTTATTTACTTTACTTAAAAAGAAGGAATCCCATAATCAGCCACTTATGGCTTCATAA
- a CDS encoding DNA polymerase III subunit alpha: protein MSEIIPFTHLHCHTQFSLLDGAASIKEMMKKAQKNGMKAVALTDHGNMFGAFKFVAEANAHNLKPIVGCEFYLVKDRHLKTFKKGEKDKRYHQLLLAKNPEGYRNLAKLCSLGFIEGYYSKYPRIDKELLVQYHKGLIATSCCLGAEVPQAIMYESEEKAEELLKWWIDLFGDDYYIELQRHHLENVNGKGMSQEDVNQTLLRFARKYNLKVIATNDSHYVEEEDSNAHDILLCINTGAKVSDPKASDEESSKGRFAFPNSQFYFKTQEEMNKLFADVPTALDYTNEIFDKIENIKLKRDVLMPNFPLPQGFNTQFDFLRHLTFEGAKYKYPALTSEIEQRLNFELEVMQKMGFEGYFLIVQDFINAARKLDVGVGLGRGSAAGSAVAYCIGITNIDPIQYNLLFERFLNPERVSMPDIDTDFDDEGRQKVIDYVVDKYGKHQVASIITYGTMAAKMAIKDVGRVLELPLEETNVLAKLISDKPGTKLKDEYGKPEIKAILEEGGLRSKVLKEALILEGSVRNRGVHAAGIIIAPDDITNYIPVCTDNESDLFITQFDGKVIEDAGMLKMDFLGLKTLTILKDAIKLIKKNKGVEIDIDKIPLDDLKTFELYQKGETVGTFQFESEGMQMYLKQLKPTNIEDLIAMNALYRPGPMDFIPLFIDRKQGREAVEYPHPLLESILKNTYGIMVYQEQIMQTAQIIAGYSLGGADLLRRAMGKKDKEKMAKEREKFVKGAKEINNIDEKKSNEIFDIMERFAEYGFNRSHSAAYSVIAYQTAYLKANYPSEYMASVLTHSMGNIEKITFFLAECKKQTLDVLGPDINESYATFDVNKQGKIRFGLGAIKGAGEVAVANMIEERDNNGEFKSIFDFAERVTLQSVNKKTFESLAQAGAFDCFKEVSRESYFTQEDGTTLIEKIIRYGNGIQAEKNNLQQSLFGGGANNLIPTPKLPRNVEAWGEMERLNKEKDVVGFYISGHPLDQYRIEMNHLVTCKLSDIQNYRDKEIFVGGIVTEVQMKQAKNGNYFTLFKIEDYESSTQLALFGSDHAKFSGFAQLNNFLFIKGKMQKRWGNEDQYELKVQNIELLSEVRGKAIKNIHLQVDLQFLSERLVAELETLLQTHKGKVPLKMTLFDSQEKISIQTFSKKYAVSVENTLLESLEHLDGVSCKIL, encoded by the coding sequence ATGTCTGAGATAATTCCTTTTACACATTTGCATTGCCATACACAGTTTTCGTTGTTGGATGGAGCGGCGAGTATCAAAGAAATGATGAAAAAAGCCCAAAAAAATGGGATGAAAGCCGTAGCCCTGACAGACCATGGCAATATGTTTGGAGCTTTTAAATTCGTAGCCGAAGCCAATGCCCATAACTTAAAACCCATTGTAGGCTGTGAGTTTTATTTGGTAAAAGACAGACACCTCAAGACATTCAAAAAAGGAGAAAAAGACAAACGTTATCATCAACTATTATTAGCCAAAAATCCAGAAGGGTACAGAAATCTTGCAAAACTGTGTTCTTTGGGTTTTATTGAGGGCTATTATTCCAAATACCCTCGTATAGACAAAGAACTTTTGGTACAATATCACAAAGGACTGATTGCTACTTCATGTTGTTTGGGGGCGGAAGTTCCACAAGCAATTATGTATGAAAGTGAAGAAAAAGCAGAAGAACTCTTGAAATGGTGGATAGATTTGTTTGGGGACGATTATTACATAGAACTCCAAAGACACCATTTGGAGAATGTAAATGGCAAAGGGATGAGCCAAGAAGATGTAAACCAAACCCTTTTACGTTTTGCCAGAAAATACAATCTCAAAGTAATAGCCACCAACGATTCGCATTATGTAGAAGAAGAAGATTCCAATGCTCACGATATTTTGTTGTGTATCAATACAGGAGCGAAGGTTTCTGACCCAAAAGCCAGTGATGAAGAAAGTAGCAAAGGGCGTTTTGCATTTCCAAATAGTCAGTTTTATTTCAAAACACAAGAAGAAATGAATAAGCTATTTGCAGATGTACCTACAGCTTTGGACTATACCAACGAAATTTTTGATAAAATTGAAAATATTAAGCTCAAAAGAGATGTTTTGATGCCCAATTTCCCTCTTCCACAGGGCTTTAATACACAATTTGATTTCTTGAGACATCTTACTTTTGAAGGAGCAAAATACAAATATCCAGCTCTTACATCTGAGATAGAGCAACGCCTCAATTTTGAGTTGGAAGTCATGCAGAAAATGGGTTTTGAGGGTTACTTCTTAATTGTACAAGATTTTATCAATGCAGCCAGAAAGTTAGATGTGGGCGTTGGTTTGGGGCGTGGCTCTGCTGCTGGTTCGGCTGTGGCATATTGTATTGGTATAACCAATATCGACCCTATCCAGTATAATTTACTTTTTGAACGTTTCTTAAATCCAGAGAGGGTATCCATGCCCGATATTGATACTGACTTTGATGATGAAGGAAGGCAAAAAGTAATTGATTATGTAGTAGATAAATATGGTAAACACCAAGTAGCTTCTATTATTACGTATGGTACAATGGCTGCTAAAATGGCAATCAAAGATGTGGGACGTGTGCTTGAACTGCCTCTGGAAGAAACCAACGTACTCGCCAAACTGATTTCTGATAAACCAGGTACAAAATTAAAAGATGAATATGGAAAACCTGAAATTAAAGCTATTTTAGAAGAAGGTGGACTGAGAAGTAAAGTGCTTAAAGAAGCATTGATTTTAGAAGGCTCTGTACGAAACAGAGGTGTACACGCTGCGGGCATCATTATTGCCCCAGATGATATTACGAACTATATTCCTGTTTGCACAGATAACGAGTCTGATTTGTTTATCACTCAATTTGATGGAAAAGTTATTGAAGATGCAGGAATGCTTAAAATGGACTTTTTGGGACTAAAAACACTCACGATTCTCAAAGATGCTATTAAACTTATCAAGAAAAATAAAGGGGTAGAGATAGATATTGATAAAATTCCTTTGGATGATTTGAAAACTTTTGAACTCTACCAAAAAGGTGAAACAGTTGGTACATTCCAATTTGAATCTGAAGGGATGCAAATGTATTTGAAGCAACTCAAGCCTACTAATATCGAAGATTTGATTGCTATGAATGCCTTGTATCGCCCAGGTCCTATGGATTTTATTCCTTTATTTATTGATAGAAAGCAAGGCAGAGAAGCAGTCGAATATCCACATCCACTGTTAGAATCTATCCTGAAAAATACCTATGGTATAATGGTCTATCAGGAGCAGATTATGCAGACTGCTCAGATTATTGCAGGCTACTCACTTGGAGGAGCTGATTTGCTACGTAGAGCAATGGGTAAGAAAGACAAAGAGAAAATGGCAAAAGAGCGTGAGAAGTTTGTGAAAGGAGCTAAAGAAATTAACAACATAGACGAAAAGAAATCCAATGAAATATTTGACATTATGGAACGCTTTGCTGAGTATGGTTTTAACCGTTCTCACTCAGCAGCATATTCGGTAATTGCTTATCAAACAGCTTATTTAAAAGCTAATTACCCATCAGAATACATGGCTTCGGTGCTTACTCACTCTATGGGTAATATTGAAAAAATTACTTTCTTTTTGGCAGAGTGTAAAAAACAAACTTTAGATGTGTTGGGTCCTGATATCAATGAAAGTTATGCAACTTTTGACGTGAATAAGCAAGGTAAAATACGTTTTGGTTTGGGAGCTATCAAAGGAGCTGGAGAGGTGGCTGTTGCCAATATGATTGAAGAAAGAGATAATAATGGGGAGTTTAAAAGTATTTTCGATTTTGCAGAGAGAGTAACATTACAATCTGTAAACAAAAAAACATTTGAGAGCTTGGCTCAGGCTGGGGCTTTTGATTGTTTTAAGGAGGTTTCAAGAGAATCATATTTTACACAAGAAGATGGAACAACTCTGATTGAAAAAATTATCAGATATGGAAACGGAATTCAAGCAGAGAAAAATAATTTACAGCAATCTCTTTTTGGTGGTGGAGCTAATAACCTAATTCCTACACCCAAACTACCTCGAAATGTAGAGGCTTGGGGCGAAATGGAGCGATTAAACAAAGAAAAAGATGTGGTAGGTTTTTATATTTCGGGGCATCCATTAGACCAATACCGAATAGAAATGAATCATTTGGTTACTTGTAAACTATCTGATATACAAAATTATAGAGATAAAGAAATTTTTGTAGGTGGGATTGTTACAGAAGTACAAATGAAACAAGCCAAAAATGGTAATTATTTTACATTGTTTAAAATAGAAGATTACGAAAGTAGCACTCAGTTAGCTCTTTTCGGCTCTGACCATGCAAAATTTTCAGGTTTTGCTCAACTCAATAATTTCTTGTTTATCAAGGGAAAAATGCAAAAACGTTGGGGTAATGAAGACCAGTACGAGCTTAAAGTTCAAAACATTGAGCTTTTGAGTGAAGTACGTGGTAAAGCCATTAAAAATATTCATTTGCAAGTAGATTTGCAGTTTTTATCAGAACGTTTGGTCGCTGAACTCGAAACACTTCTACAAACCCATAAGGGCAAAGTGCCTCTCAAAATGACACTTTTTGATAGCCAAGAAAAAATAAGTATTCAAACTTTTTCTAAAAAATATGCAGTCAGTGTAGAAAATACACTTTTAGAAAGTTTAGAGCATTTGGATGGTGTGAGTTGTAAAATATTGTAA
- a CDS encoding phytoene synthase → MLSLYDTTTLKCSKLITEHYSTSFTLGIKTLASKFHLPIYAIYGFVRYADEIVDTFHEHDKKELLNRFRRDTYQAIEEKISLNPVLHSFQIVVNQYKIERELIDAFLHSMEMDLYFKDYSDDKYHEYIYGSAEVVGLMCLRVFCQGDTTIYDRLREPARSLGAAFQKINFLRDMKSDYQERGRTYFPEVDFEKFDEHTKKMIEQDIQKDFDDAYLGIIKLPKGAKMGVYLAYVYYIALFKKIKAQPASVIMQKRIRVPDAKKFQLLLSSYFKYQLNTL, encoded by the coding sequence ATGCTTAGTCTCTACGATACTACTACACTCAAATGCAGTAAGCTCATTACAGAGCATTATAGCACATCTTTTACATTGGGTATTAAAACCTTAGCTTCTAAGTTTCATTTACCTATTTATGCAATTTATGGTTTTGTTCGTTATGCAGATGAAATTGTAGATACATTCCATGAACATGATAAAAAAGAACTTTTAAACCGTTTCAGAAGAGATACTTACCAAGCCATTGAAGAAAAAATCAGTTTGAACCCTGTTTTACACTCTTTCCAAATTGTTGTCAATCAGTATAAAATAGAAAGAGAGTTGATAGATGCTTTTTTGCATAGTATGGAAATGGATTTGTATTTTAAAGATTATAGTGATGACAAATACCATGAATATATTTATGGTTCTGCTGAAGTAGTTGGTTTAATGTGTTTGAGAGTATTTTGTCAAGGAGATACAACCATATATGACCGTCTCCGAGAACCTGCTCGTAGTTTGGGTGCTGCTTTTCAGAAAATTAACTTCTTGAGAGATATGAAAAGTGACTATCAGGAACGAGGAAGAACTTACTTCCCTGAAGTAGATTTTGAAAAATTTGATGAACATACTAAAAAGATGATTGAGCAAGACATTCAAAAAGATTTTGATGATGCTTATTTGGGTATCATCAAATTACCCAAGGGGGCAAAAATGGGTGTTTATTTAGCTTATGTATATTATATAGCTCTTTTCAAGAAAATAAAAGCTCAACCTGCTTCTGTTATTATGCAGAAGCGTATCAGAGTACCTGATGCAAAGAAATTTCAACTTTTACTTTCATCATATTTCAAATATCAATTAAATACTTTATAG